ACGCCGGTATCGGCCTGGGCGTATTGCTGGTGATCGCCCTGCTGCTCGGCCGCGTGGCGCGCTTTCTGGTGCTGCACGCCGCCCGTCTGCTAGGCCGCCAGCCAGCCCTGCACTGGGTCAATGACCTGCGCGAGAACAAGGTGTTCCAGCGCCTGGCCCAGACCACCCCGTCACTGGTGGTGCAATTTGGCCTCAAACTGGTGCCGGAGCTGAGCGCCACCAGCCAGCACTTTCTCGGCAACCTCGCCCTGGCCTTCACCATCCTGTTCCTGACCCTGGCCCTGAGCGCCCTGCTCGACGCCCTGCTGGACATCTACGCGCGCACCGAGCACGCCCGCACCCGCTCGATCAAGGGTTACGTGCAATTGGCGAAGATGGTCCTGTTCGTGTTCGGCGCCATCGTTATCGTCGCCACCCTGATCGACCGCTCGCCGCTATTGCTGCTCTCGGGTCTGGGCGCCATGTCGGCGGTCATCTTGCTGGTCTACAAGGACACCCTGCTGTCGTTCGTCGCCAGCGTGCAGTTGACCAGCAACGACATGCTGCGGGTCGGCGACTGGATCGAGATGCCCCAGGTCGGCGCCGACGGCGACGTGGTCGACATCACCCTGCACACGGTCAAGGTGCAGAACTTCGACAAGACTATCGTCTCCATCCCCACCTGGCGCTTGATGTCCGAGTCGTTCAAGAACTGGCGCGGCATGCAGCAGTCGGGCGGGCGACGGATCAAGCGCAGCCTGTTCATCGATGCCGGCGGCGTGCGCTTCCTGCGCTCCGATGAGGAGCAGCGCCTGAGCGAAGTACGCCTGCTGACCGACTACATTGCCCGCAAGCGCAGTGAGCTCAGAGCCTGGAACGAGGCCCAGGGCAATGTCGCCGAACTCTCCGCCAACCGTCGCCGGATGACCAACATCGGCACCTTCCGTGCCTATGCCCTGGCCTACCTGAAGAGCCACCCGGAGATCCAGCCGAACATGACCTGCATGGTCCGCCAGATGCAGACCACCGCCCAGGGCGTGCCGCTGGAAATCTACTGCTTCACGCGCACCACGGCGTGGGCCGACTACGAGCGGATCCAGGGCGACATCTTCGACTACCTGCTGGCGGTGATGCCGGAGTTCGGCCTGAGCCTGTACCAGCAACCCAGCGGCAATGACCTGCGCGCCGGCCTGTTACCCTCGACCCTGCCCAGCCAGCAGCGGGCGCTGAGTGCCGAGACGACTGAGCCATAGCGACGCGAGGATCACCGCCCCGCCGATGAACAACCGGCCCAGCGGCTCGTGCTGGTTCCAGATCAGCAAATTGAGCAGCAAACCGACCGGCACGTGCAGGTTGTTCATCACCGCCAGGGTGCCGCCGGAAACCAGGCAGGCACCCTTGTTCCACCAGTACAAGCCCAGTGCCGTCGGGCACAGCCCCAAAAACAGCAGCACCAGCCATTGCACCTCGGTGCTCGGCAGGTGCTGGCTGTTGCCGAACAGCAAAAAGGCCGGTAGCACCACCAGCAAGGCGCCCAGGTAGAAGTAACCGAAACGCCGGTAATGCGGCAGGTCGCTGGGGTTGCGTGCGATCAGGTGACGGTACAGCACCTGCCCGGCG
This portion of the Pseudomonas sp. SORT22 genome encodes:
- a CDS encoding mechanosensitive ion channel family protein, which gives rise to MDIQQLWQNTLDLWGTLDQHPLLHAGIGLGVLLVIALLLGRVARFLVLHAARLLGRQPALHWVNDLRENKVFQRLAQTTPSLVVQFGLKLVPELSATSQHFLGNLALAFTILFLTLALSALLDALLDIYARTEHARTRSIKGYVQLAKMVLFVFGAIVIVATLIDRSPLLLLSGLGAMSAVILLVYKDTLLSFVASVQLTSNDMLRVGDWIEMPQVGADGDVVDITLHTVKVQNFDKTIVSIPTWRLMSESFKNWRGMQQSGGRRIKRSLFIDAGGVRFLRSDEEQRLSEVRLLTDYIARKRSELRAWNEAQGNVAELSANRRRMTNIGTFRAYALAYLKSHPEIQPNMTCMVRQMQTTAQGVPLEIYCFTRTTAWADYERIQGDIFDYLLAVMPEFGLSLYQQPSGNDLRAGLLPSTLPSQQRALSAETTEP